A part of Vigna radiata var. radiata cultivar VC1973A chromosome 11, Vradiata_ver6, whole genome shotgun sequence genomic DNA contains:
- the LOC106777679 gene encoding LOW QUALITY PROTEIN: glycine-rich domain-containing protein 1 (The sequence of the model RefSeq protein was modified relative to this genomic sequence to represent the inferred CDS: deleted 1 base in 1 codon) codes for MDAKQEMEWNEAQKIRLSVDLLVAAKRQLQFLAAVDRNRHLYDGPALERAIYRYNACWLPLLAKHSESRIFDGPLVVPLDCEWVWHCHRLNPVRYKSDCEEFYGRVLDNFGVVSTVEGVCGRKTEEIWNKLYPDEPYNADLINIFPGDISERISRLEKYTKYDLISAAKRQSPFFYQVSRPHMKNDLFIKEAVARYRGFLYLIKRNKEEGIKRFCVPTYDIDLIWHSHQLHPVSYCKDLNEALGKVLEHDDTDSDRTKGKKLDIGFSGTTKQWEVTFGTRYWKAGAMYRGNAPSPITNTPLSSNTACKKVVSSNEYLQEISLPDRKVMEVLMEFVGAKNLPEGQEGDIFVLFSKSQPDAFFGAKRRLTILSQSRQKQVASFQCEPTGELVFELASYSSSNLSIRKSTKTIASGSFSIKDYFGPVSKLHVEKWFELVPSAGTVSSKPILLRVAISFSVPVPAPYKLKMTLSPPSSKNECLFNPPVRSQHANSWTHVTDENGNRIIRLQMRDLENAKNIGNPGKKVVGVMKSGEIRTLAEFIENGWSVLENLWFFHLPHKCTNDGHLFELTGAKTLKFFAGRKLDYEGGHHGKRGNEMDFLTAIEFSVEEPYGKAVALLDLTSKHVMAKEKWMVLPLIILAFIASNVMKKDEYEGVIANANSKDWKVNGVYEESEKKVLNGMGLSSDVCSEDVGIPKKSGLSSGGCGIGCGNALASAGCGGCGGGCGIMIKSGGCGGCGAGCGGGCGAIIRSGGCGGCGAGCGGCGGGCGAIIRSGGCGGCGAGCGGCGGGCGNMLIKSGGYGGCGGGCGGARVRDRRSSYCMKHA; via the exons ATGGATGCAAAACAAGAAATGGAATGGAATGAAGCTCAGAAGATTCGGCTAAGCGTGGATCTTTTAGTTGCAGCAAAAAGGCAGCTTCAGTTTCTTGCAGCTGTTGACAGGAACCGCCACCTCTATGATGGCCCTGCCCTTGAGAGGGCTATCTATAG GTACAATGCTTGTTGGCTTCCCTTGCTTGCCAAGCATTCCGAGTCTCGGATTTTTGACGGGCCTTTGGTAGTTCCTCTTGACTGTGAATGGGTCTGGCACTGTCACAGACTCAACCCG GTAAGATACAAATCTGACTGTGAGGAGTTTTATGGACGAGTACTTGACAACTTTGGTGTTGTCTCTACTGTTGAAGGAGTTTGTGGCAGGAAAACTGAAGAAATCTGGAATAAACTGTATCCTGATGAGCCCTACAATGCTGATTTGATTAATATCTTCCCAGGGGATATCTCTGAAAGGATTTCTAGGCTTGAAAAGTACACCAAGTATGATCTGATTTCAGCTGCTAAAAGGCAGAGTCCATTCTTTTACCAG GTATCAAGACCCCACATGAAAAATGATCTCTTTATCAAGGAAGCTGTGGCCAGATACAGAGGGTTTCTGTATCTTATCAAGAGAAACAAGGAAGAGGGTATAAAACGCTTTTGTGTTCCAACatatgatattgacttaatctggCACTCTCATCAGTTACATCCAGTTTCTTATTGTAAAGACCTCAATGAAGCACTTGGAAAAGTATTGGAACATGACGATACAGACTCAGACAGAACTAAAGGCAAGAAATTGGatattggtttttctggaaccACCAAACAGTGGGAAGTCACATTTGGTACCAGATATTGGAAAGCTGGAGCTATGTACAGGGGTAATGCACCATCTCCTATAACAAATACCCCTCTTTCATCTAACACTGCTTGCAAGAAGGTTGTTTCTTCGAATGAGTACCTACAAGAAATTTCACTACCAGATCGAAAAGTCATGGAG GTTCTCATGGAGTTCGTGGGGGCTAAGAACTTGCCAGAGGGACAGGAAGgagatatatttgttttattttccaaaTCACAGCCTGATGCATTCTTTGGTGCTAAAAGAAGACTGACTATTTTATCGCAATCTAGACAGAAACAGGTTGCATCTTTCCAGTGTGAACCTACGGGAGAGCTGGTTTTTGAACTCGCGTCCTATTCTTCTTCCAATTTATCTATAAGAAAATCAACAAAGACAATCGCTTCAGGTTCTTTCTCTATAAAAGACTATTTTGGCCCAGTTTCAAAACTCCATGTGGAGAAATGGTTTGAGTTGGTACCAAGTGCTGGTACTGTGAGCTCAAAGCCAATCTTGTTACGAGTAGCCATCTCATTTTCTGTCCCAGTTCCTGCCCCATATAAACTCAAAATGACTCTGTCTCCTCCATCTTCCAAAAACGAATGCCTCTTCAACCCTCCTGTTAGATCTCAACATGCTAATAGCTGGACACATGTCACAGATGAAAATGGAAACAGAATCATCCGCCTTCAAATGAG GGATTTGGAGAATGCAAAGAACATAGGAAACCCTGGAAAGAAGGTTGTTGGCGTCATGAAGTCCGGGGAAATTCGCACTCTAGCTGAGTTTATTGAAAATGGGTGGTCTGTTTTGGAGAATCTGTGGTTCTTCCACCTTCCACACAAGTGTACAAATGATGGCCATCTCTTTGAGCTTACTGGTGCCAAGACT TTGAAATTTTTCGCTGGAAGAAAGCTAGATTATGAAGGGGGACACCATGGAAAACGAGGAAATGAAATGGACTTCTTGACAGCTATTGAATTCTCCGTAGAAGAGCCTTATGGTAAAGCAGTGGCATTGCTTGACTTGACATCTAAACATGTCATG GCGAAGGAAAAGTGGATGGTTCTGCCCTTAATCATTTTGGCTTTTATTGCTTCTAATGTAATGAAAAAGGACGAATATGAAGGCGTCATTGCTAATGCTAACAGTAAAGATTGGAAGGTGAATGGTGTATATGAGGAAAGTGAAAAGAAAGTCTTGAACGGAATGGGGCTGAGTTCTGATGTGTGCAGTGAAGATGTTGGTATACCAAAGAAGTCTGGACTCTCCAGTGGAGGTTGTGGCATTGGTTGTGGGAATGCATTGGCTAGTGCTGGCTGTGGTGGTTGTGGCGGAGGCTGTGGAATTATGATTAAGAGTGGTGGCTGCGGGGGTTGTGGTGCAGGTTGTGGTGGAGGCTGTGGAGCTATAATTAGGAGTGGTGGCTGCGGGGGTTGTGGTGCTGGTTGTGGTGGTTGTGGCGGAGGCTGTGGAGCTATAATTAGAAGTGGTGGCTGCGGGGGCTGTGGTGCTGGTTGTGGTGGTTGTGGCGGTGGGTGTGgaaatatg ttaattaagaGTGGTGGTTATGGCGGTTGTGGAGGAGGCTGTGGAGGAGCTAGAGTACGTGATCGAAGAAGCAGTTACTGCATGAAACATGCATGA